A region of the Bacteroidota bacterium genome:
GAACAAAGAATTTTCGATGAGGTACGAGGCCAGACCGTAACTTCCATACTTCAAAAGGAAAAGCTCTTCGAACTTTATAATATTCATCGGGAGAACATCGAAGTTATTCCTCCGGGAGTAGACCTAAAGCGTTTTCATCCGGCAAATGATACAGACAGGAAGTTGTTTGCACAGATTCCCGACAATTATATATTTTGCCTTAGCAGGATCGACACCAATAAGGGGCATGATTTGCTGCTGAATGCATTCGACCTTATCCGAAAAAAATTCCCCGGCTTATTACTTGTCATCGGTGGCGGATCTCCCGAGCCCAACGACAGGGAATTGGAAGTTTTCGAAACCATGGATACCATCATACGCGAAAAGGGAATGGAAAAACAGGTCATGCTCATCGGCTATGTTCCGGATGAATTATTGGTGGCATATTACCAGAAATGCCGTTTTTTTGTGTTGCCATCCATCTTCGAACCGTTTGGCATGACTTCCCAGGAGGCCATGGCATGTGCCAAGACTGTGGTTGCAAGCAAATACGGAGGTATTCGCAATGTTATCCGGCACAGAGAAAATGGTATGCTAATTGATCCCAGGGACGCGAACGAATTTGCGGACGTGATGACAGAACTTATCAGAAATGAACAATTAGCCATGGATATGGGCCAAACCGCCAACCTTATGATCCAGGAAGAATTCGGATGGGAAGCCATCGGAGGAAGATTCCTTGATTTTTATCGAAAATGCTGTTAACCCAAACCAGGAAAAGTAATTGCAACTATGCAGGAAATCCGGGATGAATACTTGACAGTGGCTGATAAATCAGAAGGCCTGTATAAAGAAAAGGGAAGTAAGTTCATTGCTTTGTGTTTTCCGGTAAGTAACGAAGAAGAAATTCACAGTATCCTGGATAAACTCCGCAAAGAATACCATGACGCCAGACATCATTGTTATGCTTACCGGCTGGGAGTCAACGACGACAGGTACCGGATGAACGATGACGGCGAACCGGGAGGATCAGCGGGCAGACCAATTTTCGGTCAAATCCTCTCCAACGATCTAACGGATGTTCTTATCGTGGTGATACGATATTTCGGAGGAATAAAGCTCGGAATGGGAGGTTTAGCAGCAGCCTACAAAGCTGCATCCAAAGAATCTATAGAGAATGCCAATATAATAAAAAAAATAATCACAAAAAAAATCACAATTTGCTTTGAATACCCTCTAATGAACGAAGTGATGAGAACCATAAAAGAACACGGTTTACGTATTGTTAATCAAGCATTTACTACTGATTGCCGGGTAACACTGGAAGCCAGGGTAAAGCAATACAACTTACTCGTTTCAATTTTCGGGAAGATTCATGGTGTCAAGATAGAATAAGTCAAAATATGTAAATGGATTATAAATATCTTTTGTAGAACGCAATAAGTGATTTTGGAATTTTCTGTATATACAATTTTTTTTTCACTAAGTCAAGCATTGATTTTCTTTTTTTTTAACTTTTTTGTAATGATTTTTGTTCGCTAAACATACTACTCCAGTCCAGGAAACTTCGTACGTTATACAGTACAACACCCTTAATAACGAGCTGATTATTAATATTTTGATTGAAATTGCATATGAAAAATAATGCAGTTGAGGTTTGGGAAAACTGCCTAAAAATTATTAAGGATAACATTCATTATCAAAGTTTTAAGACTTGGTTTACGCCCATTAAACCCTTAAAACTGGAGGATTCTGTATTGACGATACAGGTACCGAGCCAGTTTTTCTATGAGTGGCTGGAAGAGCACTACATCAATTTGTTAAAGAAAACCATCAAGAAAGAACTGGGTCCGGAGGGACGCTTGGAGTACAGCATCATCATGGACAACTCCCTCGACCGCAATAACCCTTATTCTATTAAAGTACCCACATCCAACAAAAAGGCCATCAACAATCCTTCGGTACAGATGCCTATTGACATCAACCGGGGCTCATCCCATGATATACCCAATCCTTTTGTGATTCCTGGCTTAAAAAAGATCAAGGTTAATTCACAGCTTGTTGACACCTATTCATTTGAAAATTTCATCGAAGGTGACTGCAATCGCCTGGCGCGTTCAGCAGGCTTTGCCGTTGCGGAAAATCCGGGACGTACATCTTTCAATCCCCTGCTGATATACAGCGATGTCGGCCTCGGGAAGACCCACCTTGCCCATGCCATAGGGGTGCAGTCGAAAAATAATTATCCCGATAAAACAGTTCTGTACGTTACCACCGAGCAATTTATTGCACAGTACATCGACTCGGTGCGTAACAACAACCAGAATGACTTCGTACATTTTTACCAAATGATCGATGTGCTGATTGTTGATGACATCCAGTTTTTATCGGGCAAGGAAAAAACCCAGGATGTTTTTTTCCATATTTTCAACCAACTGCATCAGAACAACAAGCAACTGGTACTAACCTCTGATAAACCTCCTGTCGAACTCAAAGGCATGGAACCAAGGTTGCTTTCGCGTTTTAAATGGGGTCTTGCTGCCGATCTGCAACCTCCCGACCTGGAAACCCGGATAGCTATACTTCAGAAAAGACTTTATAACGACGGCATTGAAATGCCACAGGATGTTATTGAATACATCGCCTACAATGTCAATACCAATGTAAGGGAACTTGAAGGAGCGTTGATATCCATTCTTGCTCAGGCATCACTGAACAAAAAAGCCATTACCCTGGAACTGGCCCGAAAAATGATCGATAAATTCGTTAAAAGCACTGCCAGGGAAATTTCCATCGACTTCATCCAGAAAATCATTTGCGACTATTTCAATATTTCCATTGATTCCATCAATTCCAAAACACGCAAACGGGAAATAGTACAGGCCAGGCAACTTGCCATGTATTTTTCCAAAAAGCATACTAAAGCCTCCCTGGCTACTATCGGACTGCATTGCGGCAATAAAGACCACGCCACTGTACTACACGCATGCCGTACTGTGAACAACCTCGTGGAAACCGACAAACAGTTCCGGATTTATGTGGAGGAAATCGACAAGAAAATTAAAATGTAGCGTTGTTCCATTCATTTATTTATTTTTGCATACATATGTGTTTAACGGGATTCAGTGCCGGATTTTTAAGGCGTTGATTTAAGAAATGAAGTATGAAGATATTGATGGTTTGCCTGGGTAATATTTGCAGATCCCCAATGGCTGAAGGCATTTTACGGCATAAACTAAAATTGAACAGGATTTCTGCGGAGGTGGATTCTGCAGGTTTTGAACCATTTCACGAAGGAGACCCACCCGATCGCAGAGCTATAGCCACACTCAGAAAGAAAGCTATCGAAATTTCACACTTACGCGCCAGGCTTTTT
Encoded here:
- the dnaA gene encoding chromosomal replication initiator protein DnaA gives rise to the protein MKNNAVEVWENCLKIIKDNIHYQSFKTWFTPIKPLKLEDSVLTIQVPSQFFYEWLEEHYINLLKKTIKKELGPEGRLEYSIIMDNSLDRNNPYSIKVPTSNKKAINNPSVQMPIDINRGSSHDIPNPFVIPGLKKIKVNSQLVDTYSFENFIEGDCNRLARSAGFAVAENPGRTSFNPLLIYSDVGLGKTHLAHAIGVQSKNNYPDKTVLYVTTEQFIAQYIDSVRNNNQNDFVHFYQMIDVLIVDDIQFLSGKEKTQDVFFHIFNQLHQNNKQLVLTSDKPPVELKGMEPRLLSRFKWGLAADLQPPDLETRIAILQKRLYNDGIEMPQDVIEYIAYNVNTNVRELEGALISILAQASLNKKAITLELARKMIDKFVKSTAREISIDFIQKIICDYFNISIDSINSKTRKREIVQARQLAMYFSKKHTKASLATIGLHCGNKDHATVLHACRTVNNLVETDKQFRIYVEEIDKKIKM
- a CDS encoding YigZ family protein, which codes for MQEIRDEYLTVADKSEGLYKEKGSKFIALCFPVSNEEEIHSILDKLRKEYHDARHHCYAYRLGVNDDRYRMNDDGEPGGSAGRPIFGQILSNDLTDVLIVVIRYFGGIKLGMGGLAAAYKAASKESIENANIIKKIITKKITICFEYPLMNEVMRTIKEHGLRIVNQAFTTDCRVTLEARVKQYNLLVSIFGKIHGVKIE
- a CDS encoding glycosyltransferase; this translates as MKKEIQSIAMLSTHGYFDPVPKLGRVDTGGQVVYVLQLAKAIAASGIKVDIFTRWFDQGQQQIDPVPGHPGVRVIRIPAGPWKFLTKEVIYDVLPELATNMIAFINHNKEYDLYHGHYVDAGVVTLDVASALKKPAFFTAHSLGAWKREQMGGDPEKMEMKFNFNYRIAQEQRIFDEVRGQTVTSILQKEKLFELYNIHRENIEVIPPGVDLKRFHPANDTDRKLFAQIPDNYIFCLSRIDTNKGHDLLLNAFDLIRKKFPGLLLVIGGGSPEPNDRELEVFETMDTIIREKGMEKQVMLIGYVPDELLVAYYQKCRFFVLPSIFEPFGMTSQEAMACAKTVVASKYGGIRNVIRHRENGMLIDPRDANEFADVMTELIRNEQLAMDMGQTANLMIQEEFGWEAIGGRFLDFYRKCC